The Syntrophotalea acetylenivorans genome contains the following window.
GACAGCGGCTTTATTGTCCCGCCCATCCATATCAAAGATAATTTACAGCTGAAGCCGAACGAATATTCCATCCTGCTGAAGGGCATTGCCATCGCCGGAGGCGAGATTATGCCCGGCCACTTCCTGGCCATGAATCCCGGTTTGGCCAGCGAGCCCCTAAAGGGCATTGCCACCACCGAACCGGCTTTTGGCCTGCCTGCTACCTGGATCAGCGAGGATAAAAAAGAACGGGCTCAAATCGCAGGTTACACGGTGGTTGACGGCACTACGGTAACCACCACTCACATCAGTGAAATCATTAAACGTCATGCCCATGAGCTGATTGGCCGGCAAGAGGTACAGAACTTGCTAAATAACTTTGGCAAGAGCTATCCGAAGCTGGTTGAGGAACTGACACCCAACCTCTTGCCACTGGGGACGATCATGCGGGTTCTACAAAATCTATTACGAGAACAGGTCTCGATCAGGGACTTGCGCACGATCCTCGAGACCCTGGCAGACTGGGCACCGAGCATGACCGATGCCGACCTGTTGACTGAACAGGCTAGGCAGGCTATGGCCCGCTCGATCAGCGGAAACTACGCGGATGACAGCCAAACATTGTCGCTGTTGACCTTGGATCACGAGCTTGAGGAAACTCTTCAGGATTCCGTTCACCGTACCCAGGACGGAAGCTATCTGGCCCTCGACCCGAATAAGGCGCAGGCATTCCTGGAAGGCCTCAGCGAAACCATTCAATCCATGGGCAACGGCGCGACACCTGTGTTGCTCTGTTCGCCAACAATTCGACTGCATGTCAAAAGGTTGACCGAACGCTACATTTCCAACCTCGTGGTCTTGTCCCATAACGAAATCGCCCCGCACCTAAAAGTGCGCTCGGTAGGAGCTGTGTCGATCAATGCTGGTTAAAGTATTCGAAGCGGAAAATATGCCGGATGCCCTGAAGAAAGTTAAAGAAACTTTGGGCTCCGAGGCTCTGATTCTCTCAACCCGTACGGTACGCAAAGGGATGGGAGTATTTCGCAAACCCATCTATGAGGTAACAGCGGCCATCGATTCGGACGAATCACCACGGCAGCCGCAACCTCAGCGTGAGAGCAAAAATGCTCCGGTCTCCCGACCGGAAAGGGATGAAGACGAGATCACCTACCAGCAACTCTGGAAGCAACGCAAGGTAGTCGACCCCCTTGAAGACGAAATCAGAGAGCTTAAGAACCAGGTTGCCAGTCAGGACCTGGGGACTGTACGAGATGAAATCGACGAACTCAAAGCGTTGATTAAGCAACTCTCTGAACAACCGGCAGCGCAGCCTCCTGGACCGCAAACGCCGCCCCCGGCGATAATGACCCGTGAAGTTGCAGCACGACGAGTTCGCAAGCCGACTGCCGACAGTTCAAGCGGCGATGATATTCAGGAAATGGCCCTGCTGCGTAATAATTTGACCAACTACGGTATCGACGCCGAAGCGGCCGAAGCCATCGAACAGTACGCCTGGGAAACCCTCTCGCCCCAACAGATGCAGAACCAGGAGCGGCTCAAGGAATTCTACTCCGACGCCGTTCAATCTCTGGTACGAGTGACCGGTCCCTTCCACTGTGCCTCCAAACAAAGGCGTATCGCCCTGGTCGGACCGACCGGTGTGGGAAAAACAACGACCATCGCCAAGTTGGCTGCCAACCTGCTGCTGCAAGGAGGCATCCGTATCGCCCTGGTGACCATCGATACCTATCGTATCGCCGCAGTAGAACAGCTCAAGGTTTACGGCGAACTGATGAATGTACCGGTAGAGGTAGTTATTACTCCGGAACAACTACAGGAGGTCTTTGCCCGTCATCAAGACAAAGATCTGATCCTCATCGATACCGCCGGGCGTAGCCCCAAGGACGAAGTGAGCATCACCGAATTGAATAAGTTTCTCGGCCCCGAATCCGCCACCGAGAACCACCTGGTGCTGGCCGCCTCCACGCGAGACAGCGAACTGCAATCTACAGTGGTCAACTTCGGTCGTTTGCCTTTGCACAGTCTGGTTTTCACCAAACTGGATGAATGCGACCAACGCGGCTCGCTGTTGAACGTGCCTCTTCATCAGGACCTGCCCCTATCCTACCTGACCAATGGCCAACGAGTACCGGAAGACCTTTTGGTTGCGGACCCCGCAGCCGTGGCTGGTTTTGTCATTCAACAACCATAAAGAGAACAGATTATGAGCGCGACTCACGAATTATCAGATCAAGCTGAAACCTTACGGTCTTTGCAGGAGCAACTCGTTGATCATTCTCCGGCCGAGACCGGTAATCATACGCCACCCCGCGTCTTCACCGTTACCAGCGGCAAGGGTGGCGTGGGCAAAACCGCCGTTGTAGCCAACATGTCTATCGCCTTGGCCAAGCAAGGCAAAAAGGTGCTGATTATCGACGCCGATCTTGGCCTGGCCAACATCGATGTAGTCTTCGGCCTGACGCCTCGATTTAACCTTAACCATTTTTTCTCCGGTGAACGACATCTGGCGGAAATCATGGTCGAAGGTCCCCTCGGCATCAAAATTCTGCCGGCAGGATCCGGAGTGCAGCAGTTCACCAACCTGGATGGCGGCCAAAAGATGCGTTTCATGGAAGAGCTCGACAATCTGCATGAGTCTTTTGACATCGTGCTTATCGACACCGAAGCCGGCATTTCCGAAAATGTCACCTACTTCAGCGTCGCGGCACATGACATTCTTATGGTGACTTCTCCCGATCCAACAGCCATCACCGATGCCTATGCCCTGATGAAGCTGCTCTCGACGCGCTACCATCAAAAGGTCTTTTCTCTGATTGTCAATTCCGTGACCAACAACGAAGAAGGCCTTGAGGTCTACCAAAAACTCACCACAGTAGCCAACCGCTACTTGTCGATTTCCATCGATTACATGGGCTGCATCCCCTTCGACAAACGGGTGCGTGAATCCATTCGGCGGCAGCAGCCGATGATTAATCTCTATCCGACCAGCAGAACCAGCAATGCCTTTACGTCTTTTGCCAAGGGCTTGCTGGTCATGCCGCAGGACTTGCAGCCTAAAGGCACGCTGCAGTTTTTCTGGAAAAGGCTCATGACCATGACCCCCGAGGAGATCTGATGAAGGCAGCGGTTCCTTACAGCCCACCGGGAGCAGACGCTAAAGACCGCCTGATCAAGGCACACCTTTATATGATCAGCTTCTTGGCCGACCGCATGATAACGCAGGTGCCGGCCTTCATGTCCCGGGAAGATATCGCCAGCGCCGCCATGCTCGGTCTGGTTGATGCTGCCGGAAGATTTGACCCCGGTCAGGGCGTTCTGTTCAAGACCTTTGCTGAAAAACGCATGCGCGGTGCCGTCCTCGACGAAGTACGACGCATGGATTGGTTTTCTCGCACCCTGCGCAAAAAACAGGGGCAGATTCAAAAAGCCATTGATGATTTGGTCCGCACCCTGGGACGCGACCCGGAAGAACATGAAATCGCCGCAGAGCTCGAAATGAGCCTTGAGGAATATCGCCAATTGCTTTCAGAAACCAGTCACCTCGGCTGCGTCAGCCTGCATGAAACCATTGGCGAATCGGAACATGGCCCCAGCCTGTTGGACAACCTGGTAAACGAAGGGGATAAAACCGCCCTGGAAATGCTGGAAACCAGTGAACTGGCCCAACAGTTGGCGGAATATATCGATCGACTGTCGGAAAAAGAGCGTCTGGTGGTAACCCTCTACTATTACGAAGAATTGAGCCAAAAGGAGATTGCCGAAGTACTGGAAATCTCCGAGGGGCGCGTTTCACAGCTGCACAGCCAGTCGCTGATCAAGCTAAAAAATCACATCGGGCGCAGCGCCAAGCAACAACGCAGCCCCCTTAAGCGCTGACAGAGAATTACCAATGGCCCTGTTCACTCTCCATCCAACTTTGCTCTTGGCAAGCACCCTGATCGCAACCATCTGTGCGCTGACCCTGGCTATGCAATTGCGGCGAGTTAAAAAGATTCTGGCCCAATGTCGCACAGAGTTGGCCAACGCAGCCTTGGGTTCGTCTGAAACCGCGCCTGACATAAAAGTCCCGCAGGCAAAACCACAATCTGCGGATTTCACCGATTCACTGCACCAGGCGACCCTTAAACAACGTCTGGAAAAAGGCCCTGACTGGCGTCAACCTCCGGAAAAATACCGCTATGCCGCCGCCCTTGCGGACCAGGGCATGGACGCCGAAGGCATAGCTGCGGTACTGCAGTTTCCCATTGAGGCCGCGCAACAGATTATCACCTTAAAAAGTGCGGCACAAATCGACCCGGCAACAACAGGTCCCGATAAATGAAGCTAAAGAAACTGCACTAAACGGTCGAAAAACAGTTTAACTGCAACACTTGCAAAAGGACTCGTCATGAGCAGCGGACAATACAGCGCACTTTCCGGCGCCCTGACCCGAATGAAACTGATGGACTCCATCAGCGACAACCTGTCCAACAATAAAACCGTTGGTTTTAAAAAATCCCGGGTGGTCTTCGAGGCCAAACTGGCCGCAGCCCAAAACCTGCACAGCAACGCCGCCCTGTCCCTCACTCGGGCCAAAGAAGGATTAACCGACTACGGCCAGGGGCCATTGGTTCGCAGCGGAGTTCCAACTCACGTGGCCATCGATGGGCCTGGTTTCTTTAAAGTACAGGAAGATGCAGATACCGTCTGCTATACCCGCCAGGGCAATTTCCGTCTGGATGAACTCGGTACTTTGGTGAATGGAGCCGGAATGAAAGTTCTCGGCGAAGATGGCAAACCGATCCTGCTGGACAACCCCGATGTCCTGATTAACGAAATGGGCAATATCCAACTGGCGGATGGCGGTGTCAAACCATTGCCCCTGTATACCTTTGACGACCAGGCGGTTATGCAGAGGAAGGGTGGCGGCTTGTTCAGCGTCAGCAAAGAAGACATTCAAGACTATGAACAGCGAGTCCTGGAACCCCGGATTCTTCAAGGACAGATTGAGGACTCTAACGTCAATATGATGCAGGAAATGGGCAAGATGATCGAAACGATGCGGGCCTTCGAGGCCTGTCAGAAAATGCTCAAAAACTATAATACGCTGGCCGAAAAATCGATTCAGATCGGCAAAATCGGCTAACCGATAGCATAACCAAGGAGAAATTCGATGATCAGGGCATTGTGGACCGCAGCCACCGGCATGGAAACCCAGCAGACCAACATGGACGTTATCGCCAACAACCTGGCCAACGTTAACAGCGCTGGATTTAAGAAGAGCCGCGCGGATTTTCAGGATATTCTCTATCAAACAGTTAAGATTGCCGGATCTTCTTCCTCTCCCGGAGTAGAAATTCCCACGGGGGTCCAGGTCGGTCTCGGTTCCCGGGTTGCCGCAGTACAAAAAATCTTTACCACCGGAGATATGCAACAAACCGGTAACGATCTCGATGTGGCAGTCGAAGGTTCCGGCTTCTTTCAGATCTCCATGCCCAGCGGCGAAACAGCCTACACTCGAGCCGGCGCCTTTAAGAAAGACGGCACCGGACGCCTAGTTACCTCAGACGGCTATCCTCTCTATCCTGAAATCGTCATTCCGGAAAATGCGACTCAGGTTTCCATCGGCCAATACGGCACCGTGGAAGTCTTTCTTGACGGCGAAGCCACTCCGACCGAGGTTGGTACCATCGAATTGACCCGCTTCAGTAATCCTGCCGGTCTTGAAGCTCTGGGCCACAACCTGTTCGGCGAAACTCCGACCACCGGTGCGCCGGCAATCGGCACCCCGGGCGATAACGGTTTCGGCATTCTGGCCCAGGGATTTCTGGAAGGCTCCAACGTCAATATCATGGAAGAAATGGTCAACATGATCGCCGGACAACGCGCCTACGAAATCAATTCCAAGGCCATCAAAACAGCGGACGATATGCTGCAGATGACCAACAACCTCATGTAATGATGACAATATGAATTTTGCGCTGCGCTTATCCGCCATCATCTGTTTGAGCTGTCTTTTGTCCCTCCCCCTGATCCGGGTGGGACACGCCGCCGCAGTTGAGAGGCAACAACAGATTGTCATCAAACCTGAGCAGGTGCAAAAACACCTTGAGGATTACCTGGATCAACACCGCAGTAAAATGCCTCAGGTCAAACTCCGGTTCCGTCATCTCCGTCTGCCAAAAGCCTTTTCGGTTCCAGCCGGTCGCCTGACCTGCGAAATCAACCCTTCGAATCCTCGAGTTCTGTCGAGCAGCCGTTTTAATCTGATTTTCCGGGTTGACGGAAAGGCGGTGAAGAACCTCGCCGTCAGTGCGACCCTCGAGGCCCTCGCAGAAGTCGCTGTCGTTGCTGGCGACCTGCAGCGCGGCACGATTATCACGGAACAACACATTGAGCTGGCCGAAAGGGACCTCAACCGCCTGCGGGCCCCCTGTTTCGATAGCGGCGAACTCCTCGGCAAACGCCTGAAGCGCTCCCTGCGCAAAGGCGATGTTTTTGAGCGATCGGCCGTGGCCTTTCCGCCGATGGTGAAACGAGGAGAGATTGTCACCATCACGGCCCAAAAAGGAGCGTTGACCGTTACCGCTAAAGGCATGGCCCAGCAAAACGGCAATGCCGGAGACATGATCCGAGTACGCAACATCAGTTCGCAAAAAGACCTGATCTGCAAAGTCGCCGGCCCGGTTGCGGTGACCGTGGAGTTATAAACTATGAATAATCGACTACTCAGCCTGATCTTCGGTGCCCTTTTGCTCTCCGGATGCGCTGCCCGTGCCCCTTTTCCAACCACCGAACTTCCTTCGGATAACGCTCCTGAAATAACCGTGGAAACGCCACAAACCAGCGGTTCTTTATGGACCGAGAACAAGGGCAGCCTGTTTGGTGATATCAAAGCCCGTCAGATTGGCGATATCCTGACCGTGGCAATTTTTGAACAAGCCAGCGCCAGCCGAGAGGCAACGACGGAGACCGGCCGTTCCAGCAGCAGCGAAGCCGGGATCAGTAAGTTCCTCGGTTTTGAAACAGATTTCAGCAAGATCAACAGCGCCATCGACCCAACCAGCCTGATCGCCACCAACTACGATAATGATTTCAAGGGATCCGGCAGTACTTCGCGCAAGGAAAATCTGGTTGCGACCCTTTCGACCCGAGTGGTTGAGGTTTTCCCTAACGGCAACCTGCGTATCGAAGGAGGTAAGACGGTCACGGTCAACCATGAGGAGCAGATTATCGTCCTGACCGGCATTGTACGCCCCAACGATATTTCATCACAGAATGTGATCGACTCCAAATATGTACTCGACGCCAAAATCGCTTACACCGGCAAAGGAGTCATCAGCGATAAACAGCGTCCAGGCTGGATGACACGTATCCTCGACAACGTCTGGCCGTTTTAACTGAACTTCGGTGTCAAAGAAGTTTTAACTGCGAAGAAAATCGTCTCACGCCCGTTCGCTGCGCTCACTCAAGCCGCAAAGACGCAAAGAAGGTCAAAATCGGGTTTTCTTGGCGGCTTTGCGGCTTGAGCGACTGAAAGGAGCGGGCGTGAGATATGATTTGGCTTTTGACTTTAAGTTTTTAACTGAATTTTGCCAGAAAAGAAGTCGTTATTATCCCATCGGGAGCTTCCGGATGAAAGAATTCCAGAAACATATTTTCGCCGATTTTCTAACCGGTTGGCCGTTCACCCTGCTGCTAATCCTTTTGCTGCTCCCTTCTGTCGCCACGGCGGCACGCATCAAGGATATCGCTCAGATCGAAGGAGTGCGCAGCAACCAACTGGTCGGCTACGGTCTGGTCATCGGCCTCAACGGCACCGGCGACAGTGATAGTACTCAATTTACCGTGCAGTCGCTGGTCAATATGATGGAGCGTCTCGGGGTTACTGTGAGCCGGGATGACGTCAAGGTCGACAACGTGGCCGCGGTCATCGTTACCGCCGAACTGCCGCCCTTTGCCAAGGCCGGCACCACGATCGATGTGACGGTCTCCTCCATTGGCGATGCCGACAGCCTGGCCGGCGGCAGTCTGCTCATGACCCCCCTTAAAGCACCCGATGGAAATATCTACGCTGTCGCTCAGGGGCCTTTGATCGTCGGTTCCCTGGCCTTTGGCGGCAAGGCGGCCAAAGTGCAGAAAAACCACCCAACCGTCGGCCGTTTACCGGGCGGTGCGCTGGTGGAAAGGGAAATCCCCTTTACCCTGAACCCCGACAGCCAACTTCGCTACCAGCTTGCGGAAGCCGACTTCACTACCGTATCCCGTATCGCAGCAGTGATTAACAATCACTTTAAGAGCCCACTGGCGACTCCTGTTGACAGCGCAAGCCTGAATGTTGCTATCCCCTTGCCCTACCGGGAACGATTAGTGGATTTCGTCGCCACCCTCGAAGGCCTGCCGGTTCAACCCGATGCCACGGCCAAAATCGTGGTCAATGAGAAGACCGGCACCATCGTCATGGGCGAAGGGGTCCGTATCGCTACCGTAGCGGTATCCCACGGCAATCTCAATCTGGTCATCAGCGAATCGGCCGAAGTCTCCCAACCCTTCCCCTTTTCCCAAGGAGAAACGGTCGCAATACCGCAAACGGACATTGCCGCATCTGAAGATGAAGGCAACCTGGTGGTGTTGCAAATGGGGGTCAGTATCGGCGATGTGGCTCAGGCACTCAACGCCATTGGCGCCACCCCGCGTGATTTGATAGCCATCTTCCAGGCCATTAAGGCTTCCGGCGCATTGCATGCCGAGCTGGTGGTTCTGTAGGACGGTTAAAACCCAAAAGCATTTACCGCAGAGGTCGCAAAGAACGCCGAGAAAAACCAAACATCAAAAAAATATCCGCAGGTTAAGGCAGGCAGTGGTGAGGCTCTGAACAGTCAAAATCTGCCTTTGCCTGATCTGCGAATGCGAAGCATCAGCGTTTATCAGCGTCCCATTCGGTTTGGAGTTCACCCCAATACAGACCAAGCGAAAACCAATTGGACGCAGATGAACGCAGATAAAGTCAAAGGCTATAACTCCTAAAAGAATTCACCGCCGAGTACGCAAAGAACGCCGAGTAAGGCAAAACACCAAAAAAATCCACGCAGTAGGCCAAGCAGTGGTTAGGTTCTGACAACTGTCAAAATCTGCTTTTGCCTGATCTGCGAATGCGAAGCATCAGCGTTTATCAACGTCCCATTCGGTTTGGGTTTCACCCCAATACAGACCAAGCGTAAACTAATTGAACACAGATAAACGCGGATAAAATTAAAGGCTATAGCACTTATGAGGGTGGCTTGCCGTTTTTTCCGGGCAAGGGTTCATCGTACAAATTGGCTTCCTTGGATCTTGAGGTTATGAAACCAAGTCTAGATAGATTTTCTCTGCGCACTCGGCGTCCTCGGAGGTAAATTCCTGGTTTTGTCTATTTATTAGCGCTAAGACGTAAACTTTTCCCGGCTGATGCCGATATGTAACCCATAACAACAACGTTTAAACGACCGAGCTATTCATCACCACCAACTCGAGATTTGCTATGGAACTATCCTTCGATCCCCGCATGCTTATCAGCCAGGCCAGCAGCCCCGAGAAACCGGAGAGACAATCCGGCAATGACCCGGAGCAACTGCGTAAAAAATGCCAGGACTTCGAAGCGATCATGGTTCAGGCGATGCTCAAAAGTATGCGGGATTCGGTCCCCGACGGGGGCCTGCTCCCCAAAGGCAACGACCAACAGATTTTTCAAGACCTAATGGATCAAAACGTGGCCATAGAAATGTCCCGCAAACAAGGCATGGGCATCGCCGACGCCCTGTTCCGCCAACTGCAAAAACTGGAAACGAGTGAATAGCGCCCCCTCCTGTCCTCTTTCAACTTATCCTGTTATCCTGCCTGCATTTTTTTCTAAACTTTTCCTACAATAGAGTCGATATATAGAGCACAGAGAAAGTCTAACAACTGCCCGGAAGATATTTTCTTTATAAATCGGCAGCTTGAAACACAACGAAACCTTTCGCCGGAATGGTATTATTTCACCAGATTCCCTTACGGGAATCCTAATCGCCTTCAGGTGGCAACCATGACTATCGACAAAGTATTTG
Protein-coding sequences here:
- the flhF gene encoding flagellar biosynthesis protein FlhF: MLVKVFEAENMPDALKKVKETLGSEALILSTRTVRKGMGVFRKPIYEVTAAIDSDESPRQPQPQRESKNAPVSRPERDEDEITYQQLWKQRKVVDPLEDEIRELKNQVASQDLGTVRDEIDELKALIKQLSEQPAAQPPGPQTPPPAIMTREVAARRVRKPTADSSSGDDIQEMALLRNNLTNYGIDAEAAEAIEQYAWETLSPQQMQNQERLKEFYSDAVQSLVRVTGPFHCASKQRRIALVGPTGVGKTTTIAKLAANLLLQGGIRIALVTIDTYRIAAVEQLKVYGELMNVPVEVVITPEQLQEVFARHQDKDLILIDTAGRSPKDEVSITELNKFLGPESATENHLVLAASTRDSELQSTVVNFGRLPLHSLVFTKLDECDQRGSLLNVPLHQDLPLSYLTNGQRVPEDLLVADPAAVAGFVIQQP
- a CDS encoding MinD/ParA family protein is translated as MSATHELSDQAETLRSLQEQLVDHSPAETGNHTPPRVFTVTSGKGGVGKTAVVANMSIALAKQGKKVLIIDADLGLANIDVVFGLTPRFNLNHFFSGERHLAEIMVEGPLGIKILPAGSGVQQFTNLDGGQKMRFMEELDNLHESFDIVLIDTEAGISENVTYFSVAAHDILMVTSPDPTAITDAYALMKLLSTRYHQKVFSLIVNSVTNNEEGLEVYQKLTTVANRYLSISIDYMGCIPFDKRVRESIRRQQPMINLYPTSRTSNAFTSFAKGLLVMPQDLQPKGTLQFFWKRLMTMTPEEI
- a CDS encoding FliA/WhiG family RNA polymerase sigma factor yields the protein MKAAVPYSPPGADAKDRLIKAHLYMISFLADRMITQVPAFMSREDIASAAMLGLVDAAGRFDPGQGVLFKTFAEKRMRGAVLDEVRRMDWFSRTLRKKQGQIQKAIDDLVRTLGRDPEEHEIAAELEMSLEEYRQLLSETSHLGCVSLHETIGESEHGPSLLDNLVNEGDKTALEMLETSELAQQLAEYIDRLSEKERLVVTLYYYEELSQKEIAEVLEISEGRVSQLHSQSLIKLKNHIGRSAKQQRSPLKR
- a CDS encoding flagellar hook-basal body protein; amino-acid sequence: MSSGQYSALSGALTRMKLMDSISDNLSNNKTVGFKKSRVVFEAKLAAAQNLHSNAALSLTRAKEGLTDYGQGPLVRSGVPTHVAIDGPGFFKVQEDADTVCYTRQGNFRLDELGTLVNGAGMKVLGEDGKPILLDNPDVLINEMGNIQLADGGVKPLPLYTFDDQAVMQRKGGGLFSVSKEDIQDYEQRVLEPRILQGQIEDSNVNMMQEMGKMIETMRAFEACQKMLKNYNTLAEKSIQIGKIG
- the flgG gene encoding flagellar basal-body rod protein FlgG; this encodes MIRALWTAATGMETQQTNMDVIANNLANVNSAGFKKSRADFQDILYQTVKIAGSSSSPGVEIPTGVQVGLGSRVAAVQKIFTTGDMQQTGNDLDVAVEGSGFFQISMPSGETAYTRAGAFKKDGTGRLVTSDGYPLYPEIVIPENATQVSIGQYGTVEVFLDGEATPTEVGTIELTRFSNPAGLEALGHNLFGETPTTGAPAIGTPGDNGFGILAQGFLEGSNVNIMEEMVNMIAGQRAYEINSKAIKTADDMLQMTNNLM
- the flgA gene encoding flagellar basal body P-ring formation chaperone FlgA, which encodes MNFALRLSAIICLSCLLSLPLIRVGHAAAVERQQQIVIKPEQVQKHLEDYLDQHRSKMPQVKLRFRHLRLPKAFSVPAGRLTCEINPSNPRVLSSSRFNLIFRVDGKAVKNLAVSATLEALAEVAVVAGDLQRGTIITEQHIELAERDLNRLRAPCFDSGELLGKRLKRSLRKGDVFERSAVAFPPMVKRGEIVTITAQKGALTVTAKGMAQQNGNAGDMIRVRNISSQKDLICKVAGPVAVTVEL
- a CDS encoding flagellar basal body L-ring protein FlgH, translating into MNNRLLSLIFGALLLSGCAARAPFPTTELPSDNAPEITVETPQTSGSLWTENKGSLFGDIKARQIGDILTVAIFEQASASREATTETGRSSSSEAGISKFLGFETDFSKINSAIDPTSLIATNYDNDFKGSGSTSRKENLVATLSTRVVEVFPNGNLRIEGGKTVTVNHEEQIIVLTGIVRPNDISSQNVIDSKYVLDAKIAYTGKGVISDKQRPGWMTRILDNVWPF
- a CDS encoding flagellar basal body P-ring protein FlgI, yielding MKEFQKHIFADFLTGWPFTLLLILLLLPSVATAARIKDIAQIEGVRSNQLVGYGLVIGLNGTGDSDSTQFTVQSLVNMMERLGVTVSRDDVKVDNVAAVIVTAELPPFAKAGTTIDVTVSSIGDADSLAGGSLLMTPLKAPDGNIYAVAQGPLIVGSLAFGGKAAKVQKNHPTVGRLPGGALVEREIPFTLNPDSQLRYQLAEADFTTVSRIAAVINNHFKSPLATPVDSASLNVAIPLPYRERLVDFVATLEGLPVQPDATAKIVVNEKTGTIVMGEGVRIATVAVSHGNLNLVISESAEVSQPFPFSQGETVAIPQTDIAASEDEGNLVVLQMGVSIGDVAQALNAIGATPRDLIAIFQAIKASGALHAELVVL
- a CDS encoding rod-binding protein, with the protein product MELSFDPRMLISQASSPEKPERQSGNDPEQLRKKCQDFEAIMVQAMLKSMRDSVPDGGLLPKGNDQQIFQDLMDQNVAIEMSRKQGMGIADALFRQLQKLETSE